The sequence AGAAGAAGAAACCAGCTACCACAAGTTCAAAGGTAAATTTGAACAAGGAGCAAGAATAGACTGGATATTCACTTCTGATGAAGTACAATTTGAATCGATTGACATGATAAAAACTTCTGAAAATGATATTTATCCTTCAGATCACTTCCCTATTTTATTGACACTCAGCTAGAGCCTACCTCATCCCCAAGTTGTATATATGTTTCCAACCCTTTCTTTGTATTTTCAATAATATCTTGTGATGGTTTCCATTTTCCCTTTTCACCTATGAGAATCACAGTTGAACCACCAAATAGAAAGTAGCCCTTCTCCCCACCTCTTTTAAACTTTTCACCCATAAAAGTTTGAATTATTTTACCCACACAAATAGCACCCACTTCAATATAGGCCAGTTTTCCAAAATCAGAAGTTTCAAGGATATTAATTTGTCTTTCATTCATTAGAAAAATATTATCTTTCTTTTTCAAAGCGATTGGATTTACAGAATGATATTGCCCATGAATTCTAAAGGAGTCTAAAAACTTACCATCCACTGGAAAATGAAACCTATGATAGTCGACTGGACACAAACGAGCAATCAGTAGAGGCCCGTTAGAAAATACCCCTTCCCATTTTGAACTCGCAATCATTTGATCCGGAGATAAAAATTTATTTTTGACTGGATAGATTGATTTTTCTGAAATGTCCTCATATCCAAAATATCTGGCCTCAGCGAATGCTGGAAGTATGTTAGAATCTTTTTTGAAATCTCGAACACCACTTTTAAACTTTCTAATAAAAAAACTATTGAAATTTGAATAGGGATATTTTGCTCCAATATTTGCCTCTGGTACAAATTCATCCATATTAATATTGAATTCTTTAATAAAAGAATCGACTTTAAATTTGGAAAAACTGCTAGACTGAATTAATCCATAAAACTTTGAAAGCAAGGGGCCAGTGACGAGAGGTGACAATGTTTGCCCCAATTTTGTATCGTAAAGCCAGTTTACAAAAGTCTCGCCATAAACGTTTTCTTTTTGAATTAACTCATCTTTTCGATTATAAAAATTTATATCCATATTCATTCCTAATACTTGAATTATATTGTAACTTACTGAAAAGGTGAATTTTTTAAAAACTTTTACAAATGATTTGAAATATTTTTGACATTTTTTTAACAATTGAAAAAAGTTATTCGTATATTAATAGTAGTGGAGGTTATTATGAAAAAATATTTTCTATTTCTTCTTTCTCTAGTGTTTTTGTCAACTCTCGCATGGGCAAACTCTATTGATCCTTCGAGCAATGATTTAAACAATTTAACTGATAGTGAGAAAAGTAATATTAATGTCTTCAACACAACCGTTAAATCCGTAGTGAATATTTCATCAATAAGGACGGTAAGGGATTTTTGGAATATGCGTTATCATGAAATCCCCGCTGGAACTGGTTCAGGATATGTGTGGGACAACCAAGGACATATTGTTACAAATGCACACGTTGTCGATCAAGGTGAAGATTTTTTTGTGACCTTTCATGGAGATAAAAAACGTTATCAAGCAAAGCTAGTTGGACTCATTCGAGAAAAAGATATTGCTGTCATTAAACTCTTGGATCGTCCGGGACAACTCATTCCACTCAATATGGCCAGTTCAAAAAATCTTAAAGTCGGCCAGAAGGCCATTGCTATTGGAAGTCCCTTTGGACTTGATCACACAATGACTGTCGGAATTGTTTCAGCTCTTGGTAGAACGTTAAGAGGATATGGAAACGTGCAAATTACAGGTATGATCCAAACAGATGCTTCCATTAATCCGGGCAATTCTGGAGGGCCACTGATAAACTCAAATGGAAAATTAATTGGGATGAACACAATGATTTTCTCAAATTCAGGAAGCTCGGCCGGAGTTGGCTTTGCCGTTCCTGTTGATACAATCGCTTCTATTGTACCACAACTTATAAAAAATGGCCGTGTAGAGCGCCCTATCATAGGTGTTCAATTACTTCCAGACCATATACGAGATCAGTTTAAAATTAAAGAAGGGGTAGTAATCACAGAGGTTTTCGATAATACTCCGGCCGGTAAAGCTGGTTTAAAAGGATTTTCAAAAGATAAATCTGGCAGATGGGTATTAGGGGATATTATTTTAAAAGTTGATAAAAAAGCGGTTAATAATTATGAAGATATATACTCAATTTTAGGGGATTATCAAGTTGGAGACACGGTAAAAATCACTTATCAAAGAGGAAATAAAGTTTTATCAGAAGAGATTAAATTAATATCAGCAAACAAGCAATTAGAACAAAACTAAGATGCCGGCCCAATCATTGGATGAGAGGATTTGCTATATTGATTTGATCCCTATGAAAAGGAAGCATTTTTTTAGATTTTATAATCAGAATTTGATCGACTTTGTTTTTCAAATATTCCCAATCATGGGAGACAATGATGACGGTTTTATGTCTAGAAACTTCTTTAATTTTTTGAAAAAATATCTCTTTTTGTTTTATATCAAGAAAAGAAAAAGGTTCATCTAGAAATATGACCTGACTTCTTTTTGCCAATACTTTTGATAAATTGACAGATTGTTTTTGCCCTTGACTTAGGCAATTATAGTTTTGATTATACAAATGCGAGATTTCATTATAATTGTCAGAATTAACTTCTTTTAATTCTCCAATAGATAAATATTCCTTTACAGGGCCATCCCAAAAATTTTCTTCGTGCAGATAGATTGAAAACTTTTCAACATTGTTTGAATAATCAGCAGGACTTAAATGTTTTCCAAACAACTTTAAATCCCCTGAAATAACCTTCGTTTGATTAAAAAAGGATTTCAAAAATGTTGTTTTTCCGCAACCATTTTCACCAATAATTAATGTTATGCCAAAAGATTTAAAAGAACATGAAATATTTTTTAAAATTTCACATCCTCCAATAGCTATTGAATAATTTTCTACTGACAAGCTCATGCAAAGCTCCTCTTTTTTCCAATCAAGAGATAAATCAAAGATGGAACGGCCATGAGGCTTAATAATGCATTAATTGGTATATTTTGTTCTAATACGATTTGAATATAGATAATAGACGTTGTTAAGATCCCTGAAATAATGACAGATCCCTGAATGAGTTTACTTGTAGAATTTGTATTAAATATAAT is a genomic window of Halobacteriovoraceae bacterium containing:
- a CDS encoding ABC transporter ATP-binding protein; protein product: MSLSVENYSIAIGGCEILKNISCSFKSFGITLIIGENGCGKTTFLKSFFNQTKVISGDLKLFGKHLSPADYSNNVEKFSIYLHEENFWDGPVKEYLSIGELKEVNSDNYNEISHLYNQNYNCLSQGQKQSVNLSKVLAKRSQVIFLDEPFSFLDIKQKEIFFQKIKEVSRHKTVIIVSHDWEYLKNKVDQILIIKSKKMLPFHRDQINIANPLIQ
- a CDS encoding trypsin-like peptidase domain-containing protein, whose translation is MKKYFLFLLSLVFLSTLAWANSIDPSSNDLNNLTDSEKSNINVFNTTVKSVVNISSIRTVRDFWNMRYHEIPAGTGSGYVWDNQGHIVTNAHVVDQGEDFFVTFHGDKKRYQAKLVGLIREKDIAVIKLLDRPGQLIPLNMASSKNLKVGQKAIAIGSPFGLDHTMTVGIVSALGRTLRGYGNVQITGMIQTDASINPGNSGGPLINSNGKLIGMNTMIFSNSGSSAGVGFAVPVDTIASIVPQLIKNGRVERPIIGVQLLPDHIRDQFKIKEGVVITEVFDNTPAGKAGLKGFSKDKSGRWVLGDIILKVDKKAVNNYEDIYSILGDYQVGDTVKITYQRGNKVLSEEIKLISANKQLEQN
- a CDS encoding phosphatidylserine decarboxylase, producing the protein MDINFYNRKDELIQKENVYGETFVNWLYDTKLGQTLSPLVTGPLLSKFYGLIQSSSFSKFKVDSFIKEFNINMDEFVPEANIGAKYPYSNFNSFFIRKFKSGVRDFKKDSNILPAFAEARYFGYEDISEKSIYPVKNKFLSPDQMIASSKWEGVFSNGPLLIARLCPVDYHRFHFPVDGKFLDSFRIHGQYHSVNPIALKKKDNIFLMNERQINILETSDFGKLAYIEVGAICVGKIIQTFMGEKFKRGGEKGYFLFGGSTVILIGEKGKWKPSQDIIENTKKGLETYIQLGDEVGSS